In the Paraburkholderia acidisoli genome, GTCGAGTTCGTTGACGATCCACGCATACTGGCCGCCGGGATGAAACGCGAGATGGCGCGGCCCGGCACCTTCGCGCGAGGCGACGAACGGCGTGGCGGCGGGCGTGAGCGTGCCGTTTTCAAAGCGGAACGAGAATGTGCGGTCGAGGCCCTTGTCGGGAACGATCACGAAACGCCCGCCCGGGTCGAACGGGTTGAAGTGCGGCTTCGACTGCTTTTGTTCGATGCGGTGCGGCCCGATCGGTCCTTCGAGATGCACGAGCTGCGTGAGCGGCAGCAGCGAGCCATCGGCGGCGACGGGCAGCACGGCGAGACTCGCGCCGATGTGATTCGACACGACCACGTGGCGCTCGAGCGGATCGAGCGCGAGATGCACGGGATTCTTGCCCTGCGTGCTCTGCGTGTTGAGGAACGTGAGTGTGCCGCTCGCCTTGTCCACGGCGAACGCGCTGATGTCGCTCATGTCGCCGTGCACGGTGTAAAGGCGCTCGCCATTGCGGCTGAGAGCGAGAAACGACGGATTCACGAGGTCCTTCGCGAGTTGCACGAGCGTGAGCGCGCCGGTCGTCGTATCGACCTGATAAACGCTGATGCCGTCG is a window encoding:
- a CDS encoding lactonase family protein translates to MFAYVGSRTTRERNARGDGISVYQVDTTTGALTLVQLAKDLVNPSFLALSRNGERLYTVHGDMSDISAFAVDKASGTLTFLNTQSTQGKNPVHLALDPLERHVVVSNHIGASLAVLPVAADGSLLPLTQLVHLEGPIGPHRIEQKQSKPHFNPFDPGGRFVIVPDKGLDRTFSFRFENGTLTPAATPFVASREGAGPRHLAFHPGGQYAWIVNELDSTVTSYRYDAATGALAPFQVLSALPETFTGDSRASEIEVDRSGRFLYASNRGDDSIAVFAINAATGHLRFVHAEPTLGKTPRFMTSTPDGRFLYALNEDSDTIVAFSVDAQSGRLTPTGFVAESGSPVCMVFSTHAA